One window of the Candidatus Rokuibacteriota bacterium genome contains the following:
- a CDS encoding DUF4143 domain-containing protein, which translates to MQWDSAVKGRSLVILDEAQAWPEIFPRLRGAIDADRARKGRFLILGSVSPSLMVQVSESLAGRLSLVELTPLLANELLRVPLTRVWCRGGYPEGGALRPGSFPQWQRDYLDLLTQRDLPAWGLPAKPRVTLRLLRMLAAVHGHPWNASHVGQSLGLSYHSVNSYLDFLVGAFLIRRLPPYHANLGKRLVKSPKIYWRDTGLLHAVLNVLDEGDLLGKPWVGFSWEGFVVEQVLGALQQVGRQCEACFLRTSDQREIDLVLDFGKSVCAVEVKLTAAPGPEDLARLNKTADLIKADKRILVTQTTGNVARAGQVSCNLPWLLAHAREL; encoded by the coding sequence GTGCAGTGGGACTCTGCGGTCAAGGGCAGATCCCTGGTCATCCTGGACGAGGCGCAGGCGTGGCCGGAGATATTCCCCCGGCTCCGGGGGGCGATCGACGCGGATCGCGCCCGCAAGGGCCGCTTTCTCATCTTGGGATCCGTGTCCCCATCCCTGATGGTTCAGGTCTCCGAGTCGCTCGCCGGTCGGCTGTCCCTGGTCGAGCTGACCCCGCTTCTCGCCAACGAGCTGCTCCGAGTTCCATTGACCCGAGTATGGTGCCGGGGAGGGTACCCGGAGGGCGGGGCGCTCCGACCCGGGAGCTTCCCGCAATGGCAGCGCGATTATCTGGACCTGCTGACTCAACGGGATCTCCCGGCATGGGGATTGCCGGCCAAACCACGGGTCACGCTGCGTCTCCTGAGAATGCTCGCGGCCGTCCACGGCCATCCGTGGAACGCCTCCCACGTGGGACAGAGCCTCGGTCTGTCCTACCACAGTGTGAACTCGTACCTGGACTTCCTGGTGGGGGCATTCCTGATCCGTCGGCTCCCACCCTATCACGCCAACCTCGGAAAGCGTCTGGTCAAGAGTCCGAAGATCTACTGGCGGGACACGGGGCTCCTGCACGCCGTGCTGAACGTCCTCGATGAGGGCGATCTCCTCGGAAAGCCATGGGTCGGCTTTAGCTGGGAGGGGTTCGTGGTCGAGCAGGTACTGGGGGCGTTGCAGCAGGTGGGTCGCCAGTGCGAGGCATGCTTCCTGCGCACGAGCGATCAGCGCGAGATCGACCTCGTGTTGGACTTCGGCAAGAGCGTGTGCGCCGTAGAGGTGAAACTGACCGCCGCACCGGGCCCGGAGGATCTTGCACGGCTGAATAAGACGGCGGACCTCATCAAGGCGGACAAGAGAATCCTCGTCACACAGACGACCGGGAATGTTGCCCGCGCCGGCCAGGTCTCCTGCAATCTCCCCTGGCTTCTCGCTCACGCCCGAGAGCTGTAG
- a CDS encoding ABC transporter permease, whose product GPNEQEITRRLTPPAFAGGSWSRPLGTDELGRDVLSRLLHGARVSLTVGLLAVAVSCPIGVVVGLSAGFFGGWVDRMLMRFTDIQLAIPTILLAMAVVTVLGPGVTNMVITLSVTGWTLYARLVRGETLVLRSREFVEAIRAVGAGEARIMFRHVLPNVITPTIVVATFAVGSMVVLEATLSFLGIGVPLRVVTWGSMLNSGRTYLQSAWWLTAFPGLAIFATVLAVNALGDYMRDALDPRLRDRV is encoded by the coding sequence GGCCCCAACGAGCAGGAGATCACCCGACGGCTGACGCCGCCCGCGTTCGCTGGCGGCAGCTGGAGCCGTCCTCTCGGCACCGACGAGCTGGGCCGCGACGTGCTCAGCCGGCTCTTGCACGGCGCGCGCGTGTCGCTCACCGTGGGGCTCCTGGCCGTCGCGGTCTCGTGCCCGATCGGGGTCGTGGTCGGCCTGTCCGCGGGGTTCTTCGGCGGCTGGGTCGACCGCATGCTGATGCGCTTCACGGATATCCAGCTCGCCATCCCGACCATCCTGCTCGCCATGGCGGTGGTGACCGTGCTCGGGCCGGGCGTAACCAACATGGTCATCACCCTGAGCGTCACCGGCTGGACACTCTACGCCCGGCTCGTCCGTGGCGAGACGCTGGTCCTGCGGAGTCGCGAGTTCGTGGAGGCGATCCGGGCGGTCGGGGCCGGAGAGGCGCGGATCATGTTCCGGCACGTGTTGCCGAACGTCATCACGCCGACCATCGTGGTGGCGACCTTCGCCGTGGGAAGCATGGTAGTGCTGGAGGCCACGCTGAGCTTCCTGGGCATCGGGGTGCCGCTGCGCGTCGTGACCTGGGGCAGTATGCTCAACAGCGGCCGGACTTACCTCCAGTCGGCGTGGTGGCTCACGGCGTTCCCGGGCCTCGCGATATTCGCCACCGTGCTGGCGGTCAACGCGCTGGGCGACTACATGCGCGACGCCCTCGACCCGAGGCTGCGGGACCGCGTGTAG